The Anabas testudineus chromosome 1, fAnaTes1.2, whole genome shotgun sequence genomic sequence aaatcaCTGAGAGACGTAGTGTCTGATCACGTTAACACGTCAGTTTTATACTTTAGAGCTGAACATTTTTTTGAAGCttttgaacataaaaaaaaagaaaattgtcaacagagaaaaaaatatttaataactgATTAATTCCCATTTTTTAGAgccagcagtgcagagatgttTCCTTCAGGGGATGGTGCAGCagagcatatatatatatatatatatatatatatatataatgctgTACGAGTCaacatctctgcactgctggaTCACAGGAGGTTCAGTCAGCTTCTCTTCAAATCTCCAAAAGAAAGTTTCTCtaaaaaatagttttgtgttttaacatctttattaatttaatcagATTTCAACCAAAGCTGAAGGTCTGAAATCTGTTCTTCCTCTGCCACAGAGCTCCACCAACAGAAACAGTTCAtgatcagtgacacacacacacacacacacacacacacacacacacacacacccttagACCAGATCTAAACCTGCTgaaggggaaagaaaaacaaaaggaatgtGAGGATTCAGACTCTGTGTTTGACCCAGACTGTCTTCAggtcccccccccccgtccCACAGTTTAAACTCTACATGGCAGTGAAGCTGAAATCTCTGTGGCGTCCTCCCTCTTGCTCCGGCTCAGGCGTAGAAGATGAGTTCTGGGATCTGGCCGCCCTGCACTCCGGTGCCGTTGGTGCTGTCTGAGGAGCACTGGAACTGGAAGGTCACTTTCCCACACTGCACCTCTGTCATTCCCTCCTGGCCAAAGTAGCTGAGCTCATTCCCGTCCAGCACCACGCTGGCGGTGTAGAAGGTGTCGGGCTCGATCTGCACCGGGTACTCGAACCAGACTGGGAATGTGCTGCTGGATCCGTCTGAGAAGTACTTGATGATCCTCTGGGCCATGGGCACGCCCTGGCGCTTCAGCTCGATCTTGGCGCTGTACTCGGCCGAGCCGCAGCTGGAGCCGTAGAGGCCGAAGCCAGCAATGAAGACGCGTTTGTCCACGGCGAACTGGATGCTGTCACAGCGGCCTCGGTACCGCCACTGGTTGCTCCTGTAGGCGCAGGACTGGAAGCGGTGGCAGCGCTGCGGCGACAGGCCTTTACGGGGTTTGGTGCAGAACAAGAGGTCGGGCTTCTTGGCAGCGGTGTACCACAGGAAGATGTCATTGGTCTCGTTGAGTGTGAGCACACCAGACTGTGCTGCCCCATTGGCAAAGTCCTCCAGCGCCATGGTGGGAATGCGGATCAGGTAGATGGCCTTCCCCAGCACCAGCCGCTTGTTCTCGATGGTCGGCGACAGGTCTTGACGCTGGCACTCGGCCTCAGCCCAGTTCAGCGCCGCCTCGAACACGACCATCTCTTTAGCGTTGAGCGTCTCCCGCCGCAGGATGCTCTCCAGCGTCTGGGAGTCGATGTCACAGAAGCCTTCAGAGCGCAGCGCGAGCTCGGCCTGAGCGTCAATCACCTCCCAGCAGCGCTGCGTCAGGTCGGGCTCCTCGAACAGGCAGCTCTGAGACAGCAGCACGCAGGCGTTCTTGGCGCTCAGGCTGGTCTCCAGGAAGTTGACGCAGGCCCGAGCCAGGTGAGGCACGATGTACTTTTTGGCAGCGTAAAGGGTGGCAAGCACCGTGTCCGCACACAGGTCGATCTCATCACAGTAGATGTACCTGAGGAGACAGAAACCACAAAACACATtctactggttctactggtgtTCGGGGAACCACGATGTTTGGAACATGAACTGAGTGAAGTGAGGGATCTTCTCTGGTGATACTCTCTAAGAACAGTTTTTACTTTCAAAACCATGTGAGTTAAATTCCAAATCtcaaactgtaaataaataaaagatggatGTTTGTCCCAAACACTCGAAGTCGACCGTATGTGGATGTTCAGAATGAATCTACCAGAGGTTGACATACTTCAACATGGCCAGGAATGAGGGAGGTTCCACGTCAGGGATCCGGATCTCGTCTTGATCCTCGGCCAGTTCTCCATAGAACATGGCGTGGAACACGGAGCTGCCGACAGCCAGGACATACTGACAGAGCAGAAGAGACAGCACAACAACACGAAGCTTCAGGAACCCTGAAACATTCAACTTAGTAACTTCTGtgtattttactgcagctgGACGTTCTGGATTTTCACCTTGTGTCCTGGTACTCGCTGTGTCCCGCCGGGCGGCCCGACAACAAAGTGAACATCTGCCATCATCTCATTGTTGAACATGACTGAATTCCTGCAATGACAGAGAATTCACCAACTGTTAgtgtcagaaaagaaaactcagtGTTTATTATCCCGGAGGAGACATCTGTTGTTGATTTAATGATACTAAACTGGAGCATCTCTAGTTACAAAAGTCTCCAACGACTCATAGAAGCTTTGAATAATCCTGTTTCCACTAAATCAAGATTTTACTGAATATAACCGGGGTTGTTTCAGACTTCTGCAACCAGAGATACTTCATCATATGGGACAACACTTTCTGAagcctgcctttgccttgtacctcacttggaagtcgctttggataaaagtgtctgataaatgactaaatgtaaatgtgaggtTGGAAACACTGAACTTTAAAGCCGAACATCACCTGTGAGCCTCCACAGCTCGTCTTCACCTGCAGTTTTGTGTGGTACACACTCACCTCTCCCGGATGGTCGGGTACAGGCCCTGCCAGTTGCAGCAGCCCTGTGCTGTGGCGGCGGAGGCGgtggttgtgttgttgttggtcAGGTTCTGCTGCTGGTACTGCTGGATCGACGTGGTGCTGCTGACTGAGGCGGAGGGAACCAGCTTCTTAGTGGGAAAAAGCTCTGCAGCCATTATCTTCAGTCAGACCGCAGACCGGGTCATTGCAGCTCCAGGACCGGACCGAACCGCTGCCAGTGGGACCGGAGTGAGTCTGGCGAGGGCTGCTGAGAATGTATGTGACATTCAGACTCTGAAGAGAGCCAAGACCAAACTCCATTTAAAATCTGCAggttttttaatgttgttaagCTAACGTTAGACAAAGCCAGCCACGTATCATCAACCTCGTTTTCACCTGTCAGTTTGCTGAACAGTTACACATCATGACTGTTAACTACCAAAGggttgagaaaaataaatatacaaaacactggagtgtaaaataaaaagttagtAAAGAACTTGTCAGTGTTATCTTTAGCATGTTGATGCTAGTTCGTTGGCTAACCCACTGAAACATTCACCACtaagtttatttaaatttctCTTCCATCATTCGACAGTttagtaaaacaacaacaacatttccaCTCACTTCGGCGTTATTCAGGTGTATTAATGTTCATGTCTTCTCACCACTTGAAGCACTTTGATCTGTTTAACAGACTCACGGCGGATTTCAGCTTTGTTTACAGCAGCTCgctgcttcttcttctactgAAGTTCAAAACAGCGGAAGCAACATGTTACAGGTTGAACAGCGCCACCGGCGGGACACAGTCGAACTGCACCTacagctgctgaagctgctttttctttttgttataaataaaacGTCTTCAAATTTATTAAGtagtttatttgattttacacacacatatatatttaagttATTCATTCTTAAAGTAAGGGCCAAATTAATCCAGTGCACATTCCTCCTGGGACCAAAGCCACTTCCAGCGGAGGTGTCAGatgttcacaaacacaacattcaaGTAAAACTGAAAGTACGTACCTAAATATGTGCTTTACTGCATGTAAAAGtaccatttttaattttacctCTCTGTGCCCAGTGGACTAATTTTTCCATATCTCCAGAGAAATATTGAAGTAAATGTTCATCAGTATAATTACATCATGTATACTATTAacctgtttttatgtttttatttctttcatacTAAAGTGTTAATAGTGTTGACATGTTGTGTTAATTAGACAACCACTGATGAAACATCCCCATCATGATATCCAACAAATTCCTTTATTGTTGTTACTGATAAATTTGTCAGTCtcccattttaaaaatgaaacatggaaaaaacaaCACCTGGACGTACTTCACGTACAGCCTCATTAGCTTCTATAATCTCTCTTTAACAGTTTACACATTAAAGaacaattaaataatttacaggCTAACTGGACCCTGACGtttcactcaggtccagttctgtgtttggctgctgaAGATGAGAAAATATTCATGTGAAAATAGTTTGTGAGCTGCCTCCATCACTACCAGCTAGTGTTACTCTTGACGTTTCCTGCTGTGGtttcataatgaaataaacagctgtggtttcactgctctgaaaattaaataaaaagttaatagAGTGTGGTGTCATTTACTGAGTTTGGTTCTTAATGAATCCTTATtccaataatatttattttatcagagcataaaatataaaatatttatttgcattttcagctccaataaactgtaattataCAAACTCTGAAATGCTTCTGCTTTATGAGCTTTAGCAGTGAAGCTTAACCAGACTCCATCAAAAATGATCACACATCTGATTCTGTCACTTAAAGCACAGTTCCAGTGTTTTCTGTGACTATACAACTGAGGGAATGACGACTGAAACGtcttaaataattatttttgctgCATTACTGCAGGCAGGGGATACACGTAGCTAACTTTACAGATTAGAAGCTGGAGGAGATTGGGTTTGTTATACAGGAGTGTCCACAGTATGCTGCTCTCTGCTTCGTCCCTCCAGCCATGCTTAAATTATGCTTCAGCAGAAATACACCATGAGTGACTCAAAAACCAGACtccattcattttttacatAATTGTACAGGAAGGCTGACTTTAAACTGCAGCTATGAACTTGGTGTATGTTGCACAAATAATATTTGATCTTATAAATTATCTCTTCCACTTGGCAGTTTAAAGTTCCCTTAATTTACCCTCTACACCAGCTTAATAAATAGATCTGCTTTAATACTTAAAAACTGTACAAGTATGTTTCCCCCTTTTTACACCAAGAAACAAAAACTCATTTCCAACCATTTggtaaaaagcaaaaataaaaagggttATGTAGTGCCGACAGGTGAAGTCGTGTATACGAATGTCTAATAACACCAGCAGaacccccccacacccccagGAATTAACGTCACTTTTCAAGtaaaacagagaataaaaaactgATCTACCTGTATCTTACAAGTCTGCCACCAAACACAAAGAGTCGTTTAAAAAACTAGTAACTGCTCCAGataattacacaaaatacaatatttccaGGCAGTCAGCATAGAAAGCAGGTACAAATCTATAGGGATGAGAGGTTTGTGGCATCGAGACTATTGTTATTCTACAACAAGACAAGCTAATTAGCATTAACAACAACATCCGTCAGGTTTAGTAGGAAGCATCTCGTCGACTCACTTTAATCTTTTGGCTTAAATTTGGCATTTTAAATTCTGAATAAAACCTGGATGTGATCAGAAACTGCAGCAGTTtcataaatacacaacaaacagcagcaggttttcaGATCGAGCCTCGTCACCACGATGCTGAGCAAAACTAGTGAATGTAAAGAGTcaatcaaatatttaacaaaggaaaaaaaacttaaaaacagaaactaatcAGGCAAAAGCTCAAAGCTGAAATATTCCAGTTAATTTTTCCAGTTGGAGACAAATTAGGACTCAGCAGAGAGTCCCgacactgagagacacaaaaccacaacaaccCAAGAAGCCACACCACCTGTGGccgtttgtgtctctgtggtgtcGACATTTTGTGATTGTGAAGTGTCTGATTTGGTCGGGACCCGTGCCTGGTCCACTCcagtattttacagttacaCGTCCCAGCACCGTGGTCTCCAGACACTCTGAAGGGTTTCATTTCAAAACGACTTTGTCTCCTCTGTAGTGCTGAACCAAGGGTGTTTCTGTGGTGAGGAGGGAACCAGGAGGACGCAGCTGAACCTGTCCACTCTAACACCTCTGCTCTTTAGGGCCGGTTGGTGACCGACAGCACAGCTAGTCCCACCGTTACCCACACATGTAAGGAGAAGTGAATGTTGATGTGaggctctgcagctctgtgtgcacTGACAGTAAGTTGGAACTGTTTGGGTGAATTTTCCATCTTTGGTTCTGTTCTTGTtccattttttcatttcttcgTCTTCCTGCTGTCTgaggtcagtgtgtgttcaACTGAACAAACCACCGACTGCAGAATGTACAGGCTGAGGGCTCCAGCTGACGGTCAGTGAGCGTCCGTccagtttttacagtgtgtcAAAGGTCAGTCGCCCGTTGTTTACTATTTGTTTATCTGCAacctttcttcttctactactGTTTAAATGATGAATACGATCTACGGCCACCTGCTGATACACACAGTTATTCACTAGTGACACTTTTTGGCCCAGATGAAGGCGACACAGCAGTTGGACTGAGTCTCCTCTAGTTCTCTGACGTCTGCTTGATGTGTGTCAGCCCTACGAGTACAGGCAGCCTCCACGGTGCCGAGTAATACTACTAGTAATACTACTGAGAACTGCAATACAACAGTAACAGATGACGTCTCAGATCAGTGATCCGTGTGTTCAGAACCGTCtcttttagaaataaaactctTCACGTGTGACAGAGACGTCCTGTCCCTATCAGagtgcccttgagcaagaacctgcagcagctcaggtttttgaccttttctctccctctctgttctcaggTTGAAACTTTGCCCTCGTCCTGACCGCTCTCCAAAAACCAGACTAATCCAAGTCGTCTTCTTCTAAAGTTGTTTTAGGGCAAGAAGgaataaaaatcacagcaaCTTAACTGAAATCCAAGACCAGGTCCTGTATGAGTCCTTCTGATCTCTGACACCTAAAGGAACTTATGCTCTGCAGAAAAAAGGCACATTATCATGACGAATCTTTAATGAGTGTTTAACGTAACGAGTGTTACTGTTGGAGGTGGTGGAGACAGGTGGAGCTCTGATGTTTACCtgctgaagaaaacagaaagcttCAGGATCATGTACAGagggtttctttcttttttgctttcatTCATCATCTCATCttgaggtttgtttgtttttggacCCAGGCCAGCCCGAGTCCTGGAAAGGGGCGGGGACACGTATTCGACTAATATTAAAGGGCCGCTCTAGGGTTTCTGCACCGTCCACTGGGACACTTCAGCGCTCCACAGTCAGCTGCTGCGTTCAGGTCATACGAAGACCTTGGCGAGCGCATCGGCCCCGGCGCTGCCGATGTAGCACTTGGTGGGGTGGAACGCCACGTCGTGGATCGACTCCTCAAACTTCTTACGGTGGGCGGTGAACTCCTGGATGCACGTTTTACTCTCCATGTTCCACAGACGGATGGAGCAGTCGTGacctggagacagagacagaagttCAAGTCAGACGATCAGCAGTGTCAGAAATCAACccgggtgggggtgggggggcatgAACAGCTGTGGAGCATTTTAGTTAAAAGCACAAATAGAAATGTGATGATGTAAAGTTCCTGTTTATTCTTTTGGTTTCAGCAtcgtatgtgtgttttatgtctgaATCTTGTCTAAGATTAATAAAGAGGTTAAAACTTCCATTTAccttaaatacatttatacaaaaatgTGTGAGAGGATGAAAACGTACTTCCAGACATGAGGTACAGTCCGTTTGGATCCACAGCGAGACTCGTCACAGAGTCCAGGTGGGCGACCATGGAGTGGATCAGTTTCCCTTCAGTTTCAGACACAGTTTCAGTAAAAACCACATCAGGACTTATTGAAGTATTTGTGAACGTGTCATCACAAGTtttataaaaattatttttccaaCGTGTGACGTTGACATGATTCAAATATCTGTGGAggaaactaactaactaacaaagTAAATGTCTCCCACTTTAACTCCACTACATGTATGTAACAGAGTATTTCTGCTGGAATATTCCgagctctgctcctctctgtgacTACTGATGTGAAGTCGGTGGAACTTGTACCTGTGTTATTGTCGAAGAACTGGATGTGCCGGTCCTCCTGAGCCGTGATGGTGATTGGCAGCGTGGGATGACTCAGCACTTTGTTGATCTTGCAGGGAGATTCTGTGCGGGGGAAGAGGGAAGAAAGgacaacattagcatttaatACCTGCAGCGTTCAGACTGTGAGCACTTAGAGAGAGACGATTCCTGTAACACGCATCAAGTCGACAGCTGAAGATCGACGTGTCTGTCGGTTGGtgtgatgaaagaaaaagaagtccaGGTGACGTTTCTTCATCTCCTGTGCAGACTCAGAATCACTCCGTCTACTTTCTACAGATACttaagtacaaataaaaatgtatccaTTCAACCACTACTG encodes the following:
- the LOC113162069 gene encoding BTB/POZ domain-containing protein 3-like — protein: MAAELFPTKKLVPSASVSSTTSIQQYQQQNLTNNNTTTASAATAQGCCNWQGLYPTIRERNSVMFNNEMMADVHFVVGPPGGTQRVPGHKYVLAVGSSVFHAMFYGELAEDQDEIRIPDVEPPSFLAMLKYIYCDEIDLCADTVLATLYAAKKYIVPHLARACVNFLETSLSAKNACVLLSQSCLFEEPDLTQRCWEVIDAQAELALRSEGFCDIDSQTLESILRRETLNAKEMVVFEAALNWAEAECQRQDLSPTIENKRLVLGKAIYLIRIPTMALEDFANGAAQSGVLTLNETNDIFLWYTAAKKPDLLFCTKPRKGLSPQRCHRFQSCAYRSNQWRYRGRCDSIQFAVDKRVFIAGFGLYGSSCGSAEYSAKIELKRQGVPMAQRIIKYFSDGSSSTFPVWFEYPVQIEPDTFYTASVVLDGNELSYFGQEGMTEVQCGKVTFQFQCSSDSTNGTGVQGGQIPELIFYA